In the Ctenopharyngodon idella isolate HZGC_01 chromosome 4, HZGC01, whole genome shotgun sequence genome, one interval contains:
- the zgc:171422 gene encoding uncharacterized protein zgc:171422 isoform X2 gives MESVPPLSSLRLLVSPLRLTSAFMWQVVQEQNVEQFGKLEEFVSVMTNLVPELLSRRQRATLIVGLRAKMILEMCRGELPADIHTVKSHIHQIQATDLLKVNDTDMESLQDSVLQLVLSLLEDSMKREYFFQEVFPVEYGPDFDKALQVLVGFFLSRLEQLLPVPNFKQLSLLLSCHPGELDACVDSVCKSHNLLSLLQTDVCGTLEKNAE, from the exons ATGG aGTCTGTCCCTCCTCTCTCCTCACTTCGCCTGCTGGTTTCTCCCCTTCGTCTTACATCTGCCTTCATGTGGCAAGTTGTCCAGGAACAGAATGTGGAGCAATTTGGAAAACTAGAAGAATTTGTTTCTGTGATGACAAACCTCGTGCCAGAACTCTTAAGCAGGAGACAGAGAGCCACTTTGATAGTAGGACTGCGAGCTAAG ATGATTCTTGAGATGTGTCGAGGCGAGCTCCCCGCGGACATTCACACTGTCAAATCACACATTCACCAAATTCAGGCTACTGATTTATTAAAG GTGAATGACACAGACATGGAGAGCTTACAAGACAGCGTACTTCAACTCGTTCTGAGCTTGCTAGAGGATTCCATGAAAAGAGAATACTTCTTTCAG gAAGTATTTCCAGTCGAGTATGGTCCTGACTTTGATAAAGCACTGCAAGTCCTTGTTGGCTTTTTCCTCTCCAGATTGGAGCAACTTCTGCCTGTACCAAACTTCAAACAG ctttcatTGTTGCTCAGCTGTCACCCTGGGGAGCTCGATGCATGTGTGGACTCTGTTTGCAAATCACACAATTTGCTATCCTTGCTGCAAACAGATGTTTGTGGGACTTtggaaaaaaatg CTGAATAA
- the zgc:171422 gene encoding zinc finger protein 184 isoform X1, protein MESVPPLSSLRLLVSPLRLTSAFMWQVVQEQNVEQFGKLEEFVSVMTNLVPELLSRRQRATLIVGLRAKMILEMCRGELPADIHTVKSHIHQIQATDLLKVNDTDMESLQDSVLQLVLSLLEDSMKREYFFQEVFPVEYGPDFDKALQVLVGFFLSRLEQLLPVPNFKQLSLLLSCHPGELDACVDSVCKSHNLLSLLQTDVCGTLEKNALPTIVEDRIVSSLSLPPVGNSVVINQHSDDGKLLPLDSKNLPNQQHSMDKETGTGDPNVQDVGSNSSCESSESSRDSDGEKETNSNADELQRSNSEEPSVPSSTNDAHRGDLIFQTAVPLQRPALDTFPNSPSKGFHYAGRTVHKCQQCTKYFIYRSDLVKHQEIHTQAGTHECHQCGQAFDDLTQLTAHKNTSCNTRIFKCIKCTAHFRSLRTLYRHNRVHKEKTTHKCPECGRLFTSLSRLVGHRRAHRTPAVKRNYTCKQCNETFGSYRASLIHQKTHKVKDAPPSKPERQPGKCRFCELTFSVDSELRSHLKTHAEFRPYICDQCGKCFSGEQQSARPPLKPHG, encoded by the exons ATGG aGTCTGTCCCTCCTCTCTCCTCACTTCGCCTGCTGGTTTCTCCCCTTCGTCTTACATCTGCCTTCATGTGGCAAGTTGTCCAGGAACAGAATGTGGAGCAATTTGGAAAACTAGAAGAATTTGTTTCTGTGATGACAAACCTCGTGCCAGAACTCTTAAGCAGGAGACAGAGAGCCACTTTGATAGTAGGACTGCGAGCTAAG ATGATTCTTGAGATGTGTCGAGGCGAGCTCCCCGCGGACATTCACACTGTCAAATCACACATTCACCAAATTCAGGCTACTGATTTATTAAAG GTGAATGACACAGACATGGAGAGCTTACAAGACAGCGTACTTCAACTCGTTCTGAGCTTGCTAGAGGATTCCATGAAAAGAGAATACTTCTTTCAG gAAGTATTTCCAGTCGAGTATGGTCCTGACTTTGATAAAGCACTGCAAGTCCTTGTTGGCTTTTTCCTCTCCAGATTGGAGCAACTTCTGCCTGTACCAAACTTCAAACAG ctttcatTGTTGCTCAGCTGTCACCCTGGGGAGCTCGATGCATGTGTGGACTCTGTTTGCAAATCACACAATTTGCTATCCTTGCTGCAAACAGATGTTTGTGGGACTTtggaaaaaaatg ctCTTCCAACAATAGTTGAAGATCGAATAGTTTCATCATTGTCactgccacctgttggcaactCAGTAGTTATAAACCAGCACAGTGATGATGGCAAGTTACTGCCTCTTGATTCTAAAAACCTGCCAAACCAACAACATAGTATGGACAAGGAGACTGGGACAGGTGATCCAAATGTCCAGGATGTTGGATCCAACTCCAGCTGTGAATCATCAGAGTCCTCCAGAGACAGTGATGGTGAAAAGGAAACAAACTCAAATGCTGATGAATTGCAACG GAGTAACTCAGAGGAGCCAAGCGTACCGTCATCCACCAACGATGCTCATAGAG GTGATTTAATTTTTCAGACTGCTGTGCCTCTCCAGCGGCCCGCTCTTGACACCTTCCCAAACTCACCTTCTAAAGGCTTCCACTATGCAGGCAGAACCGTACACAAATGTCAGCAGTGCACAAAATACTTCATCTATCGGTCTGATCTTGTCAAGCACCAGGAAATTCACACCCAGGCGGGGACACACGAGTGTCATCAGTGTGGGCAAGCTTTTGACGATTTGACGCAGCTGACGGCACACAAGAACACCAGCTGCAATACCAGAATTTTCAAGTGCATCAAATGCACAGCCCACTTTAGATCCCTCAGGACCCTATACAGACACAACCGAGTGCACAAAGAGAAAACCACACACAAATGCCCTGAATGTGGACGGCTGTTCACAAGTCTGTCACGATTAGTGGGTCACCGGCGAGCTCACCGAACTCCTGCTGTTAAAAGGAACTACACCTGTAAACAATGCAACGAGACTTTCGGCTCATACCGAGCCAGTTTAATCCACCAGAAGACTCATAAAGTTAAAGACGCCCCCCCATCTAAACCGGAACGGCAGCCAGGAAAGTGTCGTTTTTGTGAATTGACGTTCAGCGTCGACAGCGAATTAAGAAGCCATCTGAAGACGCACGCGGAGTTTAGGCCGTATATATGCGACCAGTGTGGGAAGTGCTTTTCAGGCGAACAGCAGTCTGCTCGCCCACCTCTCAAACCACACGGGTGA